The following DNA comes from Chryseobacterium gallinarum.
CTTACCGAATGTCCTAGAGATGCCATGCAGGGGTGGGGAGAGTTCATCCCTACCAATAAAAAAATAGATTATATCAACTCTTTAATGGATGTTGGTTTTGATGTATTGGACTGTCTGAGTTTTGTTTCTCCAAAAGCAATCCCTCAGATGGCTGACTCTGATGAGGTGGCAGAAAATATTGATAAATCCCGCTCCAAGACGAAAGTTTCTGCGATTATCGGAAATTATAGAGGAGCAGAAAAAGCTTTGAAGCACCAGTCGGTGGATATTCTTGGATTTCCTTTTTCTATTTCTGAAACTTTTCAGTATAGAAATACCAACAAAAGCCAGGAAGAAGCTTTTGATGAAATTATAAGAATGCTTGATCTGGTAAAAAGTGAAGGAAAACAACTGAACATCTACTTTTCCATGGCTTTTGGAAACCCTTACGGTGAAATGTGGAAATGGGAAGATGTAGACCAGTGGGCACAGCGATTTTCAGAAATCGGGGTGAAAGATATCTTGCTTTCGGATACAACAGGAGTGGCAACTCCGGAAACCATTGCTCTTTTATTTGAAAAAATCCCATCCAAATATCCTGCAATCAATTTTGGTGGACATTTTCACAACCGTTACGAAGATTCTTATTCCAAATTGAAAGCAGCTTATGATAAAGGTTGCAGAAGATTTGACAGCGCGATTAAAGGAATTGGAGGATGCCCGATGGCCAAGGACGATCTTGTAGGAAATATGCCTACAGAACAGGTTATTAACTTTATGAGCGTTGAAAAGGTAGATCATAAACTAAACCTGCTCAACTTTGAAAGCTCTTATAATAAAGCAAAAGATATTTTTCATTTTTAAAATGGATTGAAATAAAAATATCAATAGGAGCGGGCTTTAGCCCGCTTTGCTCTATATGAAAACCATGGCTTTAGCCAAAACCTAATTAATGCAAACCCAAAAAATCTACAAAATGTCTCCAATCATTTCACCATCCGAATTAAAGATACTCTCTTCAGAAAGCCTGATCATTCTTGACGCAAGAACGGGAAAAGATATTCGTCAAAATTACCTTGAAAAGCATATCAAAGGAGCCAGATTCATCGATTTGGATAAAGATCTTGCAGAGATAGGAGACGACGCAGCCTTTGGAGGAAGACACCCACTTCCGAGTATAGAAAGGTTTGCAGAAACGCTTTCAAACCTGGGTATATCAGAAGGGGCTCGTATTGTGGTTTATGATGATAAAAATGGATCAAATGCTGCGGCAAGAGCCTGGTGGATGTTGAAAGCTTTTGGATTTGAAAAGGTGCAGGTTCTCGATGGAGGAATGCAGGCTGCAGAAAAAAACGGAATTCCATTTTCATCAGGAGAGGAAATTTTTGACAAGGCTTCACTGATTACAAAAGAAAGTTGGTCTCTTCCGACTTCAACCCTGGAAGATGTTGAAAATGAATTACAAAAGGATTCTTCAACCGTTATTGATGTAAGAGATGCCTATCGATACAGAGGAGAATCCGAACCTATTGACCTGGTTGCCGGGCATATTCCGGGAGCTATTAATATTCCTTTTTCAGAAAATCTGGATGAGAACGGATT
Coding sequences within:
- a CDS encoding hydroxymethylglutaryl-CoA lyase, which gives rise to MFLTECPRDAMQGWGEFIPTNKKIDYINSLMDVGFDVLDCLSFVSPKAIPQMADSDEVAENIDKSRSKTKVSAIIGNYRGAEKALKHQSVDILGFPFSISETFQYRNTNKSQEEAFDEIIRMLDLVKSEGKQLNIYFSMAFGNPYGEMWKWEDVDQWAQRFSEIGVKDILLSDTTGVATPETIALLFEKIPSKYPAINFGGHFHNRYEDSYSKLKAAYDKGCRRFDSAIKGIGGCPMAKDDLVGNMPTEQVINFMSVEKVDHKLNLLNFESSYNKAKDIFHF
- a CDS encoding sulfurtransferase codes for the protein MQTQKIYKMSPIISPSELKILSSESLIILDARTGKDIRQNYLEKHIKGARFIDLDKDLAEIGDDAAFGGRHPLPSIERFAETLSNLGISEGARIVVYDDKNGSNAAARAWWMLKAFGFEKVQVLDGGMQAAEKNGIPFSSGEEIFDKASLITKESWSLPTSTLEDVENELQKDSSTVIDVRDAYRYRGESEPIDLVAGHIPGAINIPFSENLDENGLFLSPEMLRKKYNQLLENKPENLIIHCGSGVTACHTILALTYAGFDIPNLYVGSWSEWSRREGKEIAK